A window of Candidatus Woesearchaeota archaeon genomic DNA:
CGAGCTTCCACGCCTCGGCGACGCGCATGCCGAACTGCTCAATGCTTTCCGGTTGTGTGGACGGCACGATCAACACCGCAAGCTGCACACCTTTCTTCGCCTCGAATGCGGCGAGGCGTGCTTCGAGCGTCTGGGTTTGTTGCGCATCCAGCGTCGCGGTAAGGTCGGTGACGCGCTGGGTGAGCGGTGGTATGGCCACT
This region includes:
- a CDS encoding TPM domain-containing protein, yielding MKKIWARIFLFALLLAGAAQAEVAIPPLTQRVTDLTATLDAQQTQTLEARLAAFEAKKGVQLAVLIVPSTQPESIEQFGMRVAEAWKLGRKGVDDGALLLVAKNDRTLRIEVGYGLEGVLNDATA